Genomic DNA from Corynebacterium kroppenstedtii:
CGTCGTGGAGATCGTCGATCGTTGCGGAACCGGTGTACCCCATGGCGGCACGCAAACCACCCACAAGTTGATGAGCAATGCCATCAATGTGCCCGCGGAACGGAATACGCCCCTCGATCCCCTCCGGGACCAACTTTTCTTCGCTACGAACATCCGCCTGGAAGTAGCGATCCTTCGAGTACGACCGCTGTTCACCCTTCAGACCGCGGCCCTGCATCGCCCCCAACGAACCCATACCGCGATACATCTTGTATTGCTTGCCATTGACGGTGACAACATCCCCCGGAGCTTCCGCAGTACCGGCCAGCAGCGAACCCAACATCACCGTGTTCGCGCCAGCAACCAGGGCTTTCGCGATATCGCCGGAATACTGCATACCGCCGTCGGCAATAACCGGAACTCCGGCCTTATGCGCCGGAACGGAGGCTTCCATGATCGCCGTGATCTGCGGCGCGCCCACACCCGCGACAACGCGCGTCGTACAAATAGAACCGGGTCCAATTCCCACTTTGATGGCGTCAGCCCCGGCATCAATCATCGCCTGGGCTGCCTCACGCGTCGCTAAGTTGCCACCAATGACGTCAACGCGGTCACCGAACTCCTTCTTCACCCGCGAGACCATATTCAAAACACCAGAATTGTGCGCGTGAGCAGTATCAACGACGAGGGCATCGACACCCGCGTCAACCAACGCACCCGCGCGCTTCCATGAGTCCTCGCCCGTACCGATACCGGCACCGACGATCAAGCGGCCTTCCTTATCCTTTGATGCATTCGGGTACTGCTCACGCTTCACAAAATCTTTCACCGTGATCAGGCCCGTCAACTTGCCCGCCGAATCAACAATCGGCAGTTTCTCCACCTTGTGGGTG
This window encodes:
- the guaB gene encoding IMP dehydrogenase, which produces MERTGGDDPNKVALVGLTFDDVLLIPSASDVIPSEVDTSAQLTRNIRLGIPLVSAAMDTVTESRMAVAMARQGGIGILHRNLSIDDQAQNVEVVKRSEAGMVTNPITCSPGDTIGHVDELCAKFRVSGLPVVNDEGTLVGICTNRDMRFESDLSRKVADVMTPMPLIVAQEGVSAEAALNLLSTHKVEKLPIVDSAGKLTGLITVKDFVKREQYPNASKDKEGRLIVGAGIGTGEDSWKRAGALVDAGVDALVVDTAHAHNSGVLNMVSRVKKEFGDRVDVIGGNLATREAAQAMIDAGADAIKVGIGPGSICTTRVVAGVGAPQITAIMEASVPAHKAGVPVIADGGMQYSGDIAKALVAGANTVMLGSLLAGTAEAPGDVVTVNGKQYKMYRGMGSLGAMQGRGLKGEQRSYSKDRYFQADVRSEEKLVPEGIEGRIPFRGHIDGIAHQLVGGLRAAMGYTGSATIDDLHDAKFVQITAAGLRESHPHDIQMTVEAPNYYQH